A region of the Clavelina lepadiformis chromosome 9, kaClaLepa1.1, whole genome shotgun sequence genome:
ATGTCACACAAGATGGGTGGTTAGGCTAGGAGAATTGgtatgcaaaaattttagtttagttgttaaggttttaattaaagttaaagttaGAAAAATaggaagatttaggttaaggttactatgttataacgtttaagaataaaatatgaaaaagaGCATTAAACGCAAAAtcttttccggtgaaatagtgaaaAAACGGTTTCCGGTGAAAAAAcacctttttattttgtattctttttcaTATAATATTGCCCAAATTTAGAACCATCAACCAGGTCCACTGAGtaggagcaagtgtcgttatGTGGGACAACGATATGGTTAGGGATGCACAATACAGAATACCTGGCTATTCTAGAATACTTAATTTCGAATCCAGACTTTCGAATCTATTCTGAAATTACGCGACAATTTTTTCTaggcaattttttccaaataataacgaacaaaaagcaaaatatttgtacattattttgaattgtatTAGTATCACATGACAAACAGTATAACATATGCTAAATCAAGCATCATACGATTCATATTAAAGCATAGAGCCGTGTAGGTCTTGCCACCTGCACTACCAACAGTCTTAATACCATACTTTTCGGAGGTAACACATTTACACATAGAATTAATCAAGAAGATGCTTGTTGCAATGTAGGATATTCAGTGCTTCTAACTGACTTTCGGTAAGTCGAGATCTCAGGACGGTTGCAGTTAGCCCTGCGCTGGAGAAGCACCTTTCTGATGCTGCAGATGATGCTGGCAGCGAAAAGTATTTCTGGCAAATATTGTACAACATAGggaattcttttttttttaagttccaATACTCCAACACGTctgttttattggagttatcTTTTAGGTAGGCTGAAACCTCATTAGTTACAATAGTGTCAATGTCAGCTCCCTCATCAATATGgtgccactgggtatcgaacatgGACATGGAACATGAGCCGCAATTATTGCAAGGCTAGCGCTCATAATGATATTACCACTACACTGATAATTATGTCATCACCATAAATTGATAGAGTACACCAAATTGCGTTCAGCAAAAGATTGCAGAAGTAAAtgtgtagcggccgttggatACTTATTGGTCTGTCGCTGGTTGTCGCCCTCGTGATGTTCCCAGCACGTGTGTATTTTCGCATTGCTCGTTCACTTTACCTGTCCATTCGTTTTTGCACTGCATGCGCGCAGGACATCAGTTTGAGTAAAGTCTTAAATTAAGAATGCCGTGtgcttttcttttaatatatgagcgaagtaGACAGAGAACAGCGATAGCAACCTTCTGTGACAAGGAGTCAACAACGCAGCATCGTGACAGCAACGCAACAACCTACCAGCCCTACCTTCGCCATAAatgaaattcataaatttgtcTGGATTCTAGTTTACCAAGCCGGGCCTAAACCAAAATTGGGTCTAGTATataagtgcacaaccacaggatgcctttgtatacgaGACTCAGCTACTCAAAATAGTGACGCCACTTGACAAACTATTTTAGCTGAAGTAGCAGCTACTTCACCGACTACCGCTTACTAAGTTTGGAAAAGGCAACTACTGTTCTACCTTATATTCTTGTTACTTTAAAGTCTAAAAAGCTAGATCCGGTTGCCGTATTGCCATTTTTCAACTTCGGTAGCCTAAATAGATGGTTctacgacaattaaccgtgtgaaattgaccgcgaacaaactaaccgtgacgtaaatcgACCTagacctagaaccaactgaccggaatcaaaattgaccgggaggtaaattgaccgtgcaagtgctgaattattgtgtttaagttgatggtagtactgtatattatatgtaaagtaaatatttgtttgtaattatttcctttttttaacaaaatttattcaaataatttgaataaagaacaatgctaatttggacTACTTATTTCATACAATTGTACGGTtaaaatgcgtagcggttgatttgtgtcgccggccaatttgttgccggtcagttgatcaagaccaattgtcgccggttaatttgttcacggttaattgacgtgatccctaAATAGATACTGGTGTAGCAAGCCTTGTGAGTTCATTTTGCATATGAGTCTACCTTCAATTAACCTGGGCAATAGGCCTAGCagttcataaaaaaataagtaaACACACCATACCTGTACATGCAGTACGGTATTTTTTGTGCGCCTAACTACAGCACTCATCCATTCGGTAGCTACAACAACCGTCTGCAACCTAGGAATTCCTGACTACGAAAATTAATGAAGTTTCACCTACACAAGTTTGCTGTTGCAGAAGTTTCATATAAAGGGAATACCCAAACCCAATACTCATGAACATTTCCAAAAAGATTAGTTACATTTTCAACCAGACTAAGTTGTTTAAAACCACAGTCGATAATTAATAATATCATAAACGGAATCAATCCAAAATTTCTTGAGACAATAAGTGTCTTTTTTATTCTCCgtacttaactaaacatgGTCTCAGACTTAAACTATCCTGAAATGATCTCATTctaatattttaagttttcacGTCGTGTAAATATTAGCCCTTTGAGATAATATTTGACACAATGGATCATTAGATGTAATTTTGTTACTCGTCAGTAGTAAAATCAATTCGTTAGATTGGCTAACTGGCTAACTGACTTTTTATTGCTGTTGAAACCGGCTTAAATAATAGCCAACAACTCTACAATATAAGCtataataacattttcaataaTAGGGCTTTAAAATCAAAGAATTCAAAGGATTGAATGCATAATAGTTCAGGATAGGAAACCGACCAAAATGTCGTTTATTGTGTAAGCCTAAATTTTCTTGAAGAAGTTAACAATGTTAAAGTTCATAAtctacaaacacaaaaatcttTAAGCGGTTGCAAGTTATCTTGCTAGAATGTGGAAGTTGGACTGTCCGTCGTCTCATCTAACATTCTAAACGCCATATCTAAATCGGACATGATTTGATCAGCGTCGTTTTGGCCTTGGTGTTTCTTCTCTATTTCTGTTCCAGTATTTTCGGAAGAACCAACCCCGGAATTACTAGTTCCTTCAACAGGTTGTGAACCACAATTCTCTTCCTTTCCTGATGGCTTCGTTTCTGATTTCTCTACAGGATCGAGAGACGATTTCCTTTCATTCCTTGCTCTAACTGCGTCAACTTCAAGCTCAACGTTTATATCATCTCCTGCTACAACTTTCAATATTGCTGGCCGGTCTTTCATGACTGGCTTCTTTGCGACCAGTCCAGAGCTGAGATTCGTTTTAGCTAAAGAACGTCCCGTGTCTTCCAGGTTCCTGTTTCGCTTCACATCTTTCACCGCTGGGTTTCCTTCATCTTCCACTTCATCGCCAACTTCTtccattttcttcttttcctcactttcttcttctttcattttttcctCTTCTGTTTTGCTCCTCTAAATTTACACGAGAAATTAAACAGAAGATGCAAATGTATGATATGATGTCCAtgtaattaaaaatagaatgATTTGTGCCTGTTATCATCCGTCTGGTGGTAATGTTACCTCAGCTTTGTTCTCCTCAGTTGGTTGCGTGTCGCTACTAGAACTAGTAATTGAAGGCTCTCTTGGTACCGCACTCAAAGCAAGTCCATCCCGTCTCCTTCTTCCTCTTTCTTCAACGTCATATTCTTGCGAAATCTAAACGCCCACAAATAACATGGAATTCATTTCTAAAGTTTCAAGTTAACTAATTCCTTAAGTaactaaccaatgaaaagctAATTATGCTACCTAACTAATTAACTGTgtaacttattttatttattaacacGAAACTAACTGGACGTGAGTTAAGAGTGCGATTCAATACAGTGACGTTTCTTAAAGAATATAATAAAGTGGAGTCTGATGATACCTTCTTTTGCCTGCGACAGCGTACAACGATGACAATTATTAGAAGAAGAAGCAAAAATGCTCCAACAGCAATCGCTATCAACATCAGCCACCAAGGAATCTGTTCCACTGAAGCGGGAGCTAAAGACGTAAGTTAAATGCTATTATAAAGCCAGTTAAGTCTAATAGGTAGCATAAGCATGGCACGTCACCCACGGCTATGAAGAGAAACTTCGTCCGACTTTGCGCTGACCCTGCCCTGTTTGTTCACTGTTTGGACCGTGATGGTGTGACCTCTAGCGGATGCATCTAGGTCGCTCACAAAGAGTTCGTTCtctgtttcaaaaaaattaggtttttggagtttttaattataataggATGCAGCATAagatgaaaaaatttgaaatcataCCTTTactttcataaatttttttcacaggTTGATCGTCATCGAAGTGCGAAGTAACTTCAACATAATATTTCACTGCATCTTCGTCCTTCTTCCACGTAATTGTGACGTTGGTTACTTGAAAGTCACGTGTCAAAACTTCCACTGGAGGGTCAGTGGCTGAAGAAACaaagtaataactaataactaaACTTTGATTAAACAGAATATTGAGCCGTAAACAATATAATTTGAAAACCATATAAACTTATCACAGAAAAGAATCTCTACTGACACGTTAACCTTAATCGAACTAGTTTATTAGCAAATGTATATTTTCTCTCTGCGAAATTTATCAAACACTATTGTGTTACCGTTATCTGAAGAGTCTCTTTACCTGTCAGTACTTCTACTTCGGGGGCATTTTCCTtattaacaaacaattgaaACTGGGAACCGACGTTCGACACGGAATAAAGGGTGATATTGTACCATCTTACTGGGTGCAACATGTCCAAAGTAGCAATCCTTTGACTGCTGCTGAAATTTTCAGTTTTGCTTTCGTTTTCCGACACGAAAAGCATCCTACACAAGATCGATATGTTTGTACTCGTCGCCAAAAAAGTAACgcttttaatttgaaatttttgttactGGTGTATATTTTAGAGTTTTTAACAACGAATTGACTGGAGATTAATCGTTCATATCACACCTGTACATTGAAACGGTTGCTTGCCTCTCCCAAGATAAGACAAAAGATGAATTAGTGACGTTGTCAGCTTGAAGAAAAGGTGGATTGCTGGCACCTATAGTACAAATAACTTAGTTTTATATTTAAGCTGTTCTTGAGATGTGACCTTAATTTGTAATAAGTTAATCTTGAGCTCAATGTGCAAGATAAGTTGTTGGGGTAATAGTAATGTCATTTCGAAGCTCTAGTAAAAAGCAATTAAATGTTAATGTCGTTATGTAATTGTAGCGCCCTTATTTTAAGCCTTTACTTTTCCATTTGATACAGCTGATATAGTCTACCTGTGATTTGTAAAAATGATTGCGAAAAATTACTCCATCCGGATGTGTACAAGGCTTTTACTTCCAGAGAATAATTTCTTCCTGGCATCAGTTCTTCTGCAACAACCTTTCGCACTGTTGTGGAGACGTCTATAGGCGCCACGTCATCTGATGTGGCTCTCAACTATAATACATAGCCAAAACGTAagacaaaaacatgttttatttcgTTGCAAGATATGGAAAACATTTATACTTCACCTCGAATCGCGATGCGCATTTTGCTCCGTTCCATTTCGCCTCAATAGATGTTGATGTAACGTTGGTTACTTCGAGACTCTCAGGCGACAGGAGCCCTGAGGGTGgattatttgaaatttattttcagtgtTGTTATTATCGATTACtgtttaaatttacaaatgtttttcttcGGTTCTATTTGGATCACGTATGTAGTTGCAATTATAAACGTCCGACTGACTAGTGTCGGATGTCAGatctatttttcaaaacaacatgaaattgataaaatttagATCAGAATAACGCCCATAATTTATCTGATGTCGATGCCGATCCGCACCTGCTTTAAACTGAATTTTTTTACGAGGTCCAAGCCCGGCGACGTTTCTTGATCTGATAATGACTTCATATTCTGCATCACCACAAATATCGGTGACGACGTAATTGTTATCGATGAGCGATCGATTTTCAGCGCTTCCGTTTACAAAGACATTGACGTCATAAGAGTTAGCCCCATATACTGGGTCCCATTCTACTGTGACCTCATATCCGTTTAAAGAAGAATCCCAAGTCACGTTGTTGGCTAACCCGGGTACTGGAAGAATAAAGGAAATAAATTTAGGTCCAGTTTATCAAGTTGAAAGTGGTGACCCCTAAACAAGTAGAAGTggaaaaatgcaattttaaattttaagtagTCTTCTCTATGGACTACATTCAAAAACGAACAAACCAGAAAATTGAAAGCAGCTAACCTATAGTTTGCTTCACTATATTTGAGGCAGAGGATAACCCGGTTTCATAAAATCCTCGCACATAAATCTCGTAACTCGCTCCGTGCAATAGAGGTCTCAGGACAACTGACGTCGTTGCTACGTCATAGGAAACTTCAGCCGACGTGTTAAGGTTTATAGTAGTGACGAAATATTCTACCGCTTGCTTGGCTGCATCCCATGCTAGTCGAATGGTGGAGTTTTCTCGGTGATATAAGATGTCTTTGATCTTCGGTGTGTCTTTGGCTTGGTTGCAGCAAGAAATATATATAAGGACGTTTTAATAAAACAGTCGTCGCTACGACTCTACGGTAGAAATCTTCGATTTTGTACTTGGTAGCTACACTAAACAGTTTTCAATCGAAAATTTCGTTTTAAGAAGTAGTTGACTTCCATGAAAGTCACTTTTAGTTTAAACCTTACAACTTAAACAAAATCGCATAGAAATAGACGTTGATTTTCAATCTTCAGTACCTGTTTCAACTCTCAATGCAGCAAAACCACTTTTTCCCGCTGAATTCACCGCTCTCACTTTAAACTGATAGTAACGGCCGACCTCTAGGTCGAAAAATTCCACATCCGATTGGTTAACAACAGTAACGGGATCGCTCGCCTTTGCGCTGAAGAGGTTTATTGTGACCTCATAATATTTCGCTCCAGTGACGTGGTCCCATGTGACACGAACAGAAGTCAAATTGGAATGAGTTTGTCTCAAAGCTGTAGGCGGGGCAGGAACTGGAACCGGAACCGAagcaaaatagaaataaattttacgtCAGTTCGGGCGGTACTCATATAGAAGATTTGGTTACACGTATAGCTTACTGGCCTTAAAGAAATACGTCTAGGTGTTATTGTAATGCTATTGCCCATGTGTAATCGACATCAAGCCAATATACATTCGTGCGCGGCATGTAAGAGATCTTGAAGCTCGCAACACATCACTATCTTACCTGTAATCTGATTGGAAGAAAAGAGCAAAGTCGACTTGGTGGAAATGCCGACGAAACTGACGTTGACTTGGTACGTGATGCCAGGTGTCAAGTTATTCAAGGTCACGCTTGTACCATTGGTTGAGCGAGGACCACTAGTGTCCGGGCTGGAACTAACCACGTACAACTTATCTTCCGGGTTTCCAACCCAAGTCAAAATGAATGAGGAATTGGTGACACCCGAAAAAGTCCAAAATTCTGTTAGGGTAAAATTGTCTGattttcatgttaatttgATTACATTTGATTTTACAGAAATATATCTGAAAGCTTTAGCTACTATATCCGTGGTGACCGTTAAAAGTTTCCTTATTACAAAATGTCATGTTTATTTTAAGCATGTATTTAACTATACACCACAGCTGACGAATAATTCTCGTTTGGATAAGAAGCTCAGGCCGACTAAGAAATGAGGCGCATTGTTACTGCAAAGGGGCACAGAGAAGGTGAAGGTTGACATAAAAGACAAGACAAGGCCTGtcttgtttataaaaaaatgacatGGTTTTCACACTGATGAAAATCTAATGCAACCATTCTTACTTGTAGCTCTAACTTCAGAAGGCAAACTCGTTCCAAAACAGTTAAAAGCATAcacaattacgtcataaacttCGTCATCGCTTTCCTTTGTTATAACATATTCACTCAGCAGTGGAATTGTGTAATTTCTTGTGGTAGAGTTGCTGGTGGTAGTCACGAGGTACCCAGTTGCGTATTTAGTTGATGCTATGGTCGCGGAAAATTTTGTATCTATCACTTTGATTATTCGCACAGAAGTGGAATTTGGAGCGCCTAAGTGAAgagaatgaaaaaaatatcaaaaaaaaagATGCAGTATTCAATTTTTATATAGGCTTTATTATCCAAACGTTTTATTATCAAAATCAGCATTCTGCTAACAACAGGTTagaacaatacaaaaaaatacccgtaaaaaactcaaaaacagATAAAGGGCTGGTTGCATTGGTGAAATTTGTCAACCTCGTTGTTACTTCCATCACCAAGTAGTGAGTTCTGTTGCTAGCAAGAGGTACCGGCGTCATAATCTACAGCACGAAAACAGAGGAATATAACAAAGTGGTAAGTCATAATCTTGTTTGTAGTTGCTAGTCAACTTGTTGGCAACTGAAGAGTAACTGAACGATTGAGCAACGAACTAAAGTTAAACTAGACGTCATTTACTATACATTCAAGACTACATATGGGCtggaaaaattttttacctGGATTTTGTCAGAACTGTCAATTTCCCGCTCGTTTACGACAATTATGGAAATTTCCATGACGTCATCTTGAATTGAAAACTTGTATTTGATGGCCCTCTTTACCGGAAGTACGTCAAACTTGACTAGAGTAGAGTTTCCGCTCGCCTTGATCGGGCACACAATCACTGATCCTGGGTCGTTTGGCATTTTTCCTGGAGCTGTGTGAAAAGAGTAAAAGATAACTTTTTTCTGATCTAACTATTAACTAATAAACTAACTTAACAAACCATCGTAATACCGTGTTTAACTTTTAATCACTAATGCTAATAACTACTACTTAATTAGCCAAATTATTCAATTGAATGATCATGGaggaaaaacattatttttacaTCCTTCCAAGTCATCTCTTTTTACGCTTttagggtctagtatacaagtgcacaaccacaggatgtcTTTTTACACTAGATCCCGCCTacttaaattgtgacgtcatctggttgtgcacttgtatactagatccCGTTTATATTCACCTGATGTGGTTACAATGGTATACTTTAATGAATCCGGCGTCAAATCGCCGTTTGCAATGAACGTGCGGTCGTATATTGGTAAAGTTGAATTTTTAAGACACGTTCTTAACAAGTAATCTTGCTTGATTCCATAAATGGTGTTATGTTTGTAAAAGAAGAACGGAGCTTCACCCCCACTGGCTATTCCTATAGTCacaacaaaacaagaaaaatggTTTGGTACATATCGTAGGAACCTTGAAGCaaaattatcatttttttgttgtcgAGCTTCCCGCCCTAAATCTTACATGAAAACACTATCGACATCTTGTAATTCTTTTTACCAAACTCGGTGGAAGAAGCGTTACAAAAATAGATACCATTGGATCGGAATTGAAGTGATTGCAATGATTCCGGAAGATCATCTAATCCCGAGGGTACAACATGTTCGATTGATTTTCCTTCATCATTGTAAAAGATCCAAATTCGTCTGTCCACGCTTTCACACCCCGGCGGCGATCTGAAGTGGGAAGCTAAGGAATACTCACCGGGAGACAATTTATCAAGGTCATAGAGTCCGCCTTttgaaactaaaaataaatgattttggTTACACAAAGGCGTTTATCATTGGACTACCAGCAGAAAAAGATCCTTTCTGCAATAAAACGgaatgtaataaaataaagagaAACAACACATATAAGCCACATTACGTTGCAGAACTTAATTGCAATAATTCGAGTATGCAACAATCTTTGTTTTATCTtcgaacaaaaaagtttttcttacTGTTGAAACTGAAACTTTGCAGGCCGTACAAATTCCTAGGATCAATTGCCAAATTTGTGTCGGATGGAGTTAACGTTCGCCCTCTAAGAAAAAATTCAATATGACATAAAGTGCCACCAGAGGCAGCATCCTCGTCGGTTTCAAGGACACGAATTCTGTCGACGGTACTCGGCCAAGTCACCGCGTATCTTTGCGCTAGTTCGCTTTCTATAACGGCTAGCTCAGCTTCTGACGCTTTGTACTTTCTCTTAAGTAGGACCATTCTTCCGAAAGTGGAAAGCTCATCTGAAAAAGCTTTGTATTGTGGTCCATTCTAGTTGCTTTGCTATAGGCTACTtctattttttgaatattCAGTCATGGTTTACAGTTGTTAAAACATAGAGGTTAGCAAGGAGACGTAATAAACTCATAGAATTTCACTCGCCAGTTTTGATTGCGTAGTAGTGACCAAAAGGACTCTGCGATTCAGTGTAATTTATCGCGTTAAGCATTTGCTGGACTCTTGCCCTGACCCAGTACATTGTATTCGGCAACAAATCAATCAAACTGAAAACAGagaaatcttataaataaaaaacccCGCAATGTTCTATAACAActttacattttattaaagCGAACCAAGACCatgcaaaagtgtaaaaaaGTACTTGACTACTTACACAGTCAGATAGATGCTTTTCGTTGGTCCTTCATCTGAAGGCAACACGCTGGTGATGTTATATCCATACACGGTGGTATAAGTATATTCGATTTCCCATTTCGTGGCGCCAGGCACTGGATCCAAGAACAATGTGACAAATGTAGGCGTGGAAATGCTGTTCATTACGGCGGTCCCGGATGGTCCTAAGCGTAAACTAATTTATTTCAGATGTTTTGACGTCACTATTCGCTACTTTTGGCGCACCCCTACGCTTCTTTATACCAAGACCATTTGGAAAATTAACCAATTCAGATATTTTAACGACTTCAAGTGATTTATGAAAACCATTAACCTATTATATCAGGCTTTCGATGTGTATCACTAAAGCTACTTTCTTGAAATCAAGTAGCTATAAggtttgtataaaaatatttaaggtTCTGTTATTTCTATGAATTCTTACCTGTTCTTGCGCTCATTTCTTCGCTGTAGTTTCCCCACTTA
Encoded here:
- the LOC143471354 gene encoding uncharacterized protein LOC143471354, whose product is MSIAAFVILVLCYTSATTGMREVPSIIDVTALTPTALKVSFDPIENATNYRLKIVQRHNSSNLELVTTNQTSLTIQELKSNVVYSLQVQAYVPDKWGNYSEEMSARTGPSGTAVMNSISTPTFVTLFLDPVPGATKWEIEYTYTTVYGYNITSVLPSDEGPTKSIYLTVLIDLLPNTMYWVRARVQQMLNAINYTESQSPFGHYYAIKTDELSTFGRMVLLKRKYKASEAELAVIESELAQRYAVTWPSTVDRIRVLETDEDAASGGTLCHIEFFLRGRTLTPSDTNLAIDPRNLYGLQSFSFNISKGGLYDLDKLSPGEYSLASHFRSPPGCESVDRRIWIFYNDEGKSIEHVVPSGLDDLPESLQSLQFRSNGIASGGEAPFFFYKHNTIYGIKQDYLLRTCLKNSTLPIYDRTFIANGDLTPDSLKYTIVTTSAPGKMPNDPGSVIVCPIKASGNSTLVKFDVLPVKRAIKYKFSIQDDVMEISIIVVNEREIDSSDKIQIMTPVPLASNRTHYLVMEVTTRLTNFTNATSPLSVFEFFTGAPNSTSVRIIKVIDTKFSATIASTKYATGYLVTTTSNSTTRNYTIPLLSEYVITKESDDEVYDVIVYAFNCFGTSLPSEVRATKFWTFSGVTNSSFILTWVGNPEDKLYVVSSSPDTSGPRSTNGTSVTLNNLTPGITYQVNVSFVGISTKSTLLFSSNQITVPAPPTALRQTHSNLTSVRVTWDHVTGAKYYEVTINLFSAKASDPVTVVNQSDVEFFDLEVGRYYQFKVRAVNSAGKSGFAALRVETAKDTPKIKDILYHRENSTIRLAWDAAKQAVEYFVTTINLNTSAEVSYDVATTSVVLRPLLHGASYEIYVRGFYETGLSSASNIVKQTIVPGLANNVTWDSSLNGYEVTVEWDPVYGANSYDVNVFVNGSAENRSLIDNNYVVTDICGDAEYEVIIRSRNVAGLGPRKKIQFKAGLLSPESLEVTNVTSTSIEAKWNGAKCASRFELRATSDDVAPIDVSTTVRKVVAEELMPGRNYSLEVKALYTSGWSNFSQSFLQITGASNPPFLQADNVTNSSFVLSWERQATVSMYRMLFVSENESKTENFSSSQRIATLDMLHPVRWYNITLYSVSNVGSQFQLFVNKENAPEVEVLTATDPPVEVLTRDFQVTNVTITWKKDEDAVKYYVEVTSHFDDDQPVKKIYESKENELFVSDLDASARGHTITVQTVNKQGRVSAKSDEVSLHSPPASVEQIPWWLMLIAIAVGAFLLLLLIIVIVVRCRRQKKISQEYDVEERGRRRRDGLALSAVPREPSITSSSSDTQPTEENKAERSKTEEEKMKEEESEEKKKMEEVGDEVEDEGNPAVKDVKRNRNLEDTGRSLAKTNLSSGLVAKKPVMKDRPAILKVVAGDDINVELEVDAVRARNERKSSLDPVEKSETKPSGKEENCGSQPVEGTSNSGVGSSENTGTEIEKKHQGQNDADQIMSDLDMAFRMLDETTDSPTSTF